From Acidothermus cellulolyticus 11B, a single genomic window includes:
- the murI gene encoding glutamate racemase — MRNLPIGVFDSGVGGLTVARAILDLLPHEPLYYVADTAHFPYGTKSIAEVRQYGLAVLDRMVADGVKLLVIACNSASSALLRDARERYDVPVVEVIQPAVRKAVSATRNGKVGVIGTPATIASMAYDDAFAAAPHVDLTTAACPRFVEFVEAGITMSDELLECAKEYLAPIVERGCDTLILGCTHYPFLAGAIALVVGDEVMLVSSADETARDVYRVLVSRGLTRPASAPPPVHRFAATGDPEPFSRLGRRFLGPEIGHVTTL, encoded by the coding sequence GTGCGGAACCTCCCGATCGGCGTCTTCGATTCCGGTGTCGGCGGGCTGACCGTCGCCCGGGCGATTCTTGACCTGCTGCCGCACGAACCGCTGTACTACGTTGCGGACACCGCGCATTTCCCGTACGGCACGAAATCCATCGCCGAGGTGCGTCAGTACGGGCTGGCCGTCCTGGACCGGATGGTTGCGGACGGCGTGAAGCTCCTCGTCATCGCGTGCAATTCGGCGTCCTCGGCCTTGCTGCGGGACGCGCGCGAACGGTACGACGTTCCGGTGGTCGAGGTGATCCAGCCGGCGGTCCGCAAGGCCGTGAGCGCCACCCGCAACGGCAAGGTCGGTGTGATCGGCACCCCGGCGACGATTGCGTCGATGGCGTACGACGACGCCTTCGCCGCCGCGCCGCACGTCGACCTGACCACGGCCGCGTGTCCCCGTTTCGTGGAATTCGTCGAGGCCGGCATCACGATGAGCGACGAACTTCTCGAATGCGCGAAGGAATACCTCGCGCCGATTGTCGAGCGGGGATGCGACACGCTGATTCTCGGATGCACGCACTACCCATTTCTTGCCGGTGCCATTGCGTTGGTCGTCGGCGACGAGGTGATGCTGGTAAGCAGCGCTGATGAGACCGCCCGCGACGTGTACCGCGTTCTGGTGAGCCGTGGGTTGACCCGTCCGGCGTCGGCGCCGCCGCCGGTGCATCGATTCGCAGCGACCGGCGACCCGGAGCCGTTCTCCCGCCTCGGCCGGCGGTTTCTCGGCCCGGAGATCGGCCACGTCACCACGCTGTAA
- a CDS encoding PLP-dependent cysteine synthase family protein, producing the protein MRYDSLIDSVGHTPLVGLPRLSPSADVRLWAKLEDRNPTGSVKDRAALYMVQAAEKDGLLTPGATILEPTSGNTGISLAMVARQRGYRLICVMPENTSVERRQLLQMWGASIVLSPAAGGSNQAVRLAKQLAAEHPNWVMLYQYGNPANAQAHYETTGPEILADLPTITHFVAGLGTTGTLMGCGRFLREHVPGVQIVAAEPRYGELVYGLRNLDEGFVPELYDETVLTARYSVGPKEALRRTRELVELEGIFAGISTGAVLHVALALAEKAVRDGVRADIAFIVADGGWKYLSTGAYGGTLEEAEAALEGQLWA; encoded by the coding sequence GTGCGGTACGACTCTCTGATCGATTCGGTCGGTCATACGCCGCTGGTGGGGCTGCCGCGGCTTTCGCCGTCCGCGGACGTGCGGCTCTGGGCCAAGTTGGAGGATCGCAATCCCACCGGCTCGGTGAAAGATCGTGCCGCGCTGTACATGGTGCAGGCCGCCGAGAAGGACGGCCTCCTCACGCCCGGGGCGACCATCCTCGAACCGACATCGGGGAATACCGGGATCTCGCTGGCCATGGTCGCGCGGCAGCGGGGTTACCGGCTGATCTGCGTCATGCCGGAGAACACCTCGGTGGAACGGCGGCAGCTGCTGCAAATGTGGGGTGCGTCGATCGTCTTGTCGCCGGCGGCCGGGGGCTCCAACCAGGCGGTGCGGCTTGCCAAGCAGTTGGCGGCCGAGCATCCGAATTGGGTGATGCTCTACCAATACGGCAATCCAGCGAATGCGCAGGCGCATTACGAGACCACCGGCCCGGAAATTCTCGCCGATTTGCCGACCATTACGCATTTTGTCGCCGGTCTTGGGACGACCGGAACTCTCATGGGGTGCGGTCGGTTTCTCCGCGAACACGTACCCGGGGTGCAGATCGTGGCGGCTGAGCCGCGGTACGGCGAATTGGTGTACGGGTTGCGCAACCTCGACGAGGGCTTTGTCCCTGAGCTGTACGACGAGACGGTGCTTACCGCGCGGTATTCGGTCGGCCCGAAGGAGGCGCTGCGCCGGACCCGGGAACTGGTCGAGCTCGAAGGTATTTTCGCCGGCATTTCCACCGGAGCCGTGTTGCACGTGGCGCTCGCCCTGGCGGAGAAGGCTGTCCGGGACGGCGTCCGCGCGGACATCGCGTTCATTGTCGCCGATGGGGGCTGGAAATACCTCTCCACCGGCGCGTACGGCGGCACTCTCGAAGAAGCGGAAGCGGCGTTGGAAGGTCAGCTGTGGGCGTAA
- a CDS encoding ubiquitin-like small modifier protein 1: MAIEVRIPTILRTYTGGEKSVTGSGSTLADLLADLDTRHPGLRERIVDDKGLRRFVNVYVNDEDVRFLAGLDTPVKDGDTVTVLPAVAGG, translated from the coding sequence ATGGCCATTGAGGTACGCATCCCGACGATCCTGCGCACGTACACCGGCGGAGAGAAGTCGGTGACCGGTTCCGGTTCCACGCTGGCTGATCTGCTCGCCGATCTGGACACCCGGCATCCCGGCTTGCGTGAACGGATCGTCGACGACAAGGGATTGCGCCGGTTCGTCAATGTGTACGTCAACGACGAGGACGTTCGCTTCCTCGCCGGTCTGGATACCCCGGTCAAGGACGGCGACACGGTGACCGTGCTGCCGGCGGTGGCCGGCGGCTGA
- a CDS encoding M67 family metallopeptidase, protein MLVIDKSIYDAIVAHARRDHPDEACGVVAGPVGSDRPVRFVPMTNAARSPTFYEFDSADLLRLYREMDERGEEPVIIYHSHTATEAYPSRTDVSYASEPNAHYVLVSTRDPDTVEFRSFRIVDGSVTEEEVRVVPALDINSETRNS, encoded by the coding sequence GTGCTGGTCATCGACAAGTCGATCTACGACGCCATCGTGGCGCACGCTCGTAGGGATCACCCGGATGAAGCGTGCGGCGTTGTTGCCGGCCCAGTGGGGAGCGATCGTCCGGTGCGGTTCGTGCCGATGACCAACGCGGCCCGCTCACCGACGTTCTACGAATTCGACTCAGCTGATCTGCTGCGCCTCTACCGGGAAATGGACGAGCGCGGCGAAGAACCGGTGATCATCTATCATTCGCATACGGCAACCGAGGCATATCCGTCCCGCACGGATGTCTCCTATGCCTCCGAGCCGAACGCCCACTACGTGCTCGTGTCCACGCGCGACCCCGATACCGTGGAGTTCCGGTCATTTCGGATCGTCGACGGCTCGGTGACGGAGGAAGAGGTCCGGGTGGTGCCGGCGTTGGACATAAACAGCGAGACGAGGAACAGCTAG
- a CDS encoding DUF2017 domain-containing protein → MAAVEPGGNGDAEVRLRFGGPEVAVLRSVVDQLDGLLGEISPSPERRRRPGAEPSAPLDALAEMLHLPGPVESPTDPALRRLFPDAYQGDPSAAAEFRRYTQETLCAGKRADLGVVRRTLDEIEATGEAPVGGKQLDAWLRTLTDARLVLGVRLGIEREDDVDRLEEELAEGPTISPRAAAFGLFNWLGLLLEELVEAASGQSSG, encoded by the coding sequence ATGGCTGCTGTGGAGCCGGGCGGCAACGGCGACGCTGAGGTTCGACTCCGGTTCGGTGGACCGGAAGTCGCGGTGCTCCGCAGCGTCGTCGATCAGCTTGACGGGCTGCTCGGTGAGATTTCCCCCTCCCCTGAGCGTCGGCGGCGACCGGGCGCCGAGCCGAGCGCGCCGCTGGATGCGCTGGCGGAGATGCTGCACCTGCCCGGACCGGTCGAGTCCCCGACGGATCCCGCGCTTCGCCGGCTCTTCCCCGATGCTTACCAGGGGGACCCTTCGGCTGCCGCGGAATTCCGCCGGTACACACAGGAGACGCTCTGCGCGGGGAAACGGGCGGACCTGGGCGTCGTCCGGCGGACTCTCGACGAGATCGAGGCGACGGGTGAGGCACCGGTCGGTGGCAAGCAGCTGGATGCGTGGCTGCGCACGTTGACCGACGCCCGGCTGGTACTGGGGGTCCGGCTCGGCATCGAACGTGAAGATGACGTCGACAGGCTCGAAGAGGAGCTCGCGGAAGGGCCGACGATTTCCCCGCGGGCGGCTGCCTTCGGTCTGTTCAACTGGTTGGGTCTGCTCTTGGAGGAGCTGGTCGAGGCGGCGTCCGGACAGTCGTCCGGTTGA
- the clpS gene encoding ATP-dependent Clp protease adapter ClpS: MSTAPVEVERPESDVRPDTPWVTIVWNDPVNLMSYVTYVFQKLFGYPKEKAEKLMLQVHYEGKAVVSTGRREQMENDAARLHAHGLWATVRRA, encoded by the coding sequence ATGAGTACCGCCCCGGTGGAAGTCGAGCGTCCGGAGTCTGACGTCCGGCCGGACACTCCCTGGGTCACGATCGTCTGGAACGATCCGGTCAATTTGATGAGCTACGTCACCTACGTCTTCCAGAAGCTCTTTGGCTATCCAAAGGAGAAGGCCGAAAAGCTCATGCTGCAGGTGCATTACGAGGGCAAGGCCGTCGTCTCCACCGGACGCCGGGAGCAGATGGAGAACGACGCGGCTCGGTTGCACGCGCACGGGCTGTGGGCCACGGTCCGCCGCGCCTGA
- a CDS encoding nicotinate phosphoribosyltransferase, with amino-acid sequence MSSTALLTDRYELTMVQAALRSGAGHRRAVFEVFARRLPKGRRYGVVAGTARLLDAIADFRFDGDDLEWLVAEGIVDEPTARWLANFRFTGNIDGYAEGDVFFPGSPILVVESSFAEAVLLETLVLSILNHDCAVAAAASRMTLAAGDRPCLEMGGRRTHEHAAVAAARAAYLAGFAATSNLEAGRRYGIPTVGTSAHAFTLVHDSEEAAFRAQLTALGTATTLLVDTYDVPTAVRTAIRLAGAELGAVRIDSGDLVTEARAVRAQLDELGATKTRIIVTGDLDEYAIAALSAAPVDGYGVGTAVVTGSGAPTANLVYKLVARAGESGCWRAVQKASPGKIGHGGRKWAFRRFDRRGIAEAEVIWSEAAPDHYRGGERPPLDDAHRPLLVPLIRDGEIVGREPLDAARRRHREVRNTLPPAALHLQPGDPALPTVFAHEPPNR; translated from the coding sequence GTGTCCTCGACCGCGCTGCTGACCGACCGCTATGAGCTCACCATGGTGCAGGCTGCGCTCCGCAGCGGGGCGGGGCATCGGCGTGCCGTCTTCGAGGTTTTCGCCCGGCGGTTACCCAAGGGACGACGGTACGGCGTTGTCGCCGGCACGGCCCGGCTCCTCGACGCCATCGCGGATTTCCGGTTCGACGGTGATGACCTGGAGTGGCTGGTCGCCGAGGGCATTGTCGACGAGCCCACCGCCCGCTGGCTGGCGAATTTCCGGTTCACCGGCAATATCGACGGTTACGCCGAGGGTGACGTGTTCTTCCCGGGTTCGCCGATCCTCGTCGTCGAGTCGAGCTTCGCGGAAGCGGTCCTGCTGGAAACCCTTGTCCTGTCGATCCTCAACCACGATTGCGCTGTCGCGGCCGCTGCCTCGCGGATGACCCTCGCCGCCGGTGACCGGCCCTGCCTGGAGATGGGCGGGCGGCGGACGCACGAACACGCGGCGGTCGCCGCCGCACGGGCCGCTTATCTCGCCGGTTTCGCCGCTACCTCGAACCTCGAAGCCGGTCGGCGGTACGGCATTCCCACCGTCGGCACCAGCGCCCACGCGTTCACGCTCGTCCACGACAGCGAAGAGGCCGCGTTCCGCGCGCAACTCACCGCACTCGGCACCGCAACCACCCTGCTCGTCGACACCTACGACGTCCCGACCGCGGTGCGTACGGCGATCCGGCTCGCCGGAGCCGAGCTGGGAGCGGTTCGCATCGACTCCGGCGACCTGGTGACCGAAGCCCGTGCGGTGCGGGCCCAGCTTGACGAACTCGGCGCCACCAAGACGCGGATCATCGTCACCGGTGATCTGGACGAGTACGCCATTGCGGCGCTCTCGGCGGCCCCGGTTGACGGGTACGGCGTCGGAACGGCGGTGGTGACGGGCAGCGGCGCCCCGACGGCCAACTTGGTCTACAAGCTCGTCGCCCGCGCCGGCGAATCCGGTTGCTGGCGTGCCGTGCAGAAGGCAAGTCCCGGCAAGATCGGCCACGGCGGACGGAAATGGGCATTCCGGCGGTTTGACCGACGCGGAATCGCCGAAGCCGAAGTGATCTGGTCCGAGGCTGCACCGGATCATTACCGAGGCGGTGAACGCCCGCCGCTTGACGACGCGCACCGGCCGCTGCTTGTCCCGCTCATCCGCGACGGCGAGATCGTCGGCCGTGAACCGCTGGACGCCGCCCGTCGACGTCACCGGGAGGTGCGAAACACGCTGCCACCGGCCGCTCTGCACCTCCAGCCCGGCGATCCGGCGCTGCCGACCGTCTTCGCCCATGAGCCGCCGAACCGGTAA
- the hpnC gene encoding squalene synthase HpnC encodes MPPSLAPAGRVRPSADPMPALDAVLAKAGSENFPVALGILPRRLRAELMAIYGFARLVDDIGDETAADRFALLDRVDAALDALFAGKDVDIRAVAALAAGVRAGHFAEEPLRRLVEANRIDQRVNRYDTFNQLRDYCSYSADPVGRLVLGALGADTPDLRVLSDRVCTGLQIVEHLQDVAEDLHHRDRIYLPAEDMARFGVTEADLRAPQATSRVRALISFEASRARELFTAARPLTRAIPGRAKLAVAAFAAGGLAALHAMARVDYDVLAHRCRPKKSQLLLETLRIVTGMPDNRAPHPEFGR; translated from the coding sequence GTGCCGCCTTCCCTAGCCCCAGCCGGCCGGGTCCGGCCGTCCGCCGACCCGATGCCCGCGCTGGACGCCGTCCTCGCGAAGGCTGGTTCGGAGAACTTCCCGGTAGCGCTCGGCATCCTCCCCCGCCGGCTTCGTGCCGAATTGATGGCCATCTACGGATTCGCCCGGCTGGTTGATGACATCGGCGATGAGACGGCCGCCGACCGGTTCGCCCTTCTCGACCGGGTGGACGCTGCGTTGGATGCGCTCTTCGCCGGCAAGGACGTGGATATTCGCGCGGTGGCGGCCCTTGCGGCCGGCGTACGTGCCGGGCATTTCGCCGAGGAGCCGCTGCGCCGGCTCGTCGAGGCCAACCGGATCGACCAGCGGGTCAACCGATACGACACCTTCAACCAGTTGCGCGACTATTGCAGCTACTCCGCCGACCCGGTGGGCCGGCTCGTCCTCGGGGCGCTGGGTGCGGACACTCCGGACTTGCGGGTCCTGTCGGACCGGGTGTGCACCGGGCTGCAAATCGTCGAACACCTGCAGGACGTCGCCGAGGATCTCCATCATCGCGACCGGATTTACCTTCCCGCTGAGGACATGGCCCGGTTCGGGGTGACCGAGGCGGATTTGCGCGCGCCGCAGGCGACGTCGCGGGTTCGCGCCCTCATCTCGTTCGAAGCATCCCGGGCGCGGGAGCTTTTCACCGCAGCCCGTCCGCTCACCCGGGCGATTCCCGGCCGAGCGAAGCTTGCCGTGGCCGCATTCGCCGCCGGCGGACTCGCCGCCCTGCACGCCATGGCGCGGGTCGATTACGACGTCCTGGCACACCGCTGCCGACCGAAGAAATCCCAGCTTCTGCTGGAAACTCTCCGGATTGTCACCGGCATGCCCGACAACCGCGCTCCACATCCGGAATTCGGCCGATGA
- the hpnD gene encoding presqualene diphosphate synthase HpnD — translation MNAPSAARLATAYAECEHIMVSAARNFSYGIRLLPPGKRQALAAVYALARRIDDIGDGTLPDDEKLRLLDDVRMSIKRMGEPTDDPVLLAVGDAARRLPIPIDAFFELIEGCELDVRNTRYPTFRELTHYCRCVAGSIGRLSLGVFDPADFATAEPLADALGIALQLTNILRDIREDLLRGRVYLPLDELTAAGIEPHLDDRGMVADERGRFAEFIRDQAARAETWYARGFALLPMLDRRSAACTAAMAGIYHRLLQRIARNPRAVLQRRVALPAWEKAALAARAFATGGLGEAAARRSAGAR, via the coding sequence ATGAACGCACCCTCCGCTGCACGGCTCGCGACGGCGTACGCCGAATGCGAACACATCATGGTGAGCGCCGCCCGGAATTTCTCCTACGGAATCCGCCTGCTGCCGCCGGGCAAACGTCAAGCGCTTGCCGCGGTGTATGCGTTGGCCCGGCGCATCGATGACATCGGCGACGGCACCCTCCCCGACGACGAGAAACTCCGATTGCTCGACGACGTCCGCATGTCGATCAAACGAATGGGCGAGCCGACCGACGACCCGGTGCTGCTGGCGGTGGGCGATGCCGCCCGCCGGCTGCCGATCCCCATCGACGCATTCTTTGAGCTCATCGAAGGGTGCGAGCTGGACGTCCGCAATACCCGCTATCCGACCTTCCGCGAACTCACCCACTACTGCCGGTGCGTCGCGGGTTCGATCGGGCGGTTGTCGCTCGGCGTTTTCGACCCGGCTGATTTCGCGACCGCCGAACCCCTGGCCGACGCACTCGGCATCGCCTTGCAATTGACCAACATCCTGCGGGACATCCGGGAAGATCTGCTTCGCGGCCGCGTCTACCTGCCGCTCGACGAGCTGACCGCCGCCGGCATCGAGCCGCATCTGGACGATCGGGGCATGGTCGCCGACGAGCGCGGCCGGTTCGCGGAATTTATCCGCGACCAGGCGGCCCGCGCCGAAACGTGGTACGCGCGGGGCTTTGCCCTGCTGCCCATGCTCGACCGCCGGTCTGCTGCGTGCACCGCGGCCATGGCCGGCATCTACCACCGCCTGCTGCAACGCATCGCCCGCAATCCGCGAGCCGTCCTGCAACGGCGGGTCGCCTTGCCGGCCTGGGAGAAGGCTGCGCTCGCCGCACGGGCATTCGCCACCGGCGGCCTCGGGGAAGCCGCGGCGCGACGTTCCGCCGGAGCGCGATGA
- the hpnE gene encoding hydroxysqualene dehydroxylase HpnE produces MNGTRSADGPSVVIIGGGLAGLAAAIGAADAGWRVTVVEARPRLGGLTHSFTREVAGERVAVDNGQHVFLRCCSAYRAFLHRLGVAGQTVLLPLDVPVVDPATRRKGRLRRDPLPAPLHLLRSLAGYPLLSLRERWTAARAITALRRVDRNSRAVDQRSFGDWLAQRGVPQRAVDRLIDVFTVATLNAPAALVSLGIAAMVFQDGLLTDRTACDIGYATVPLGELHGSAAGRLLGALGVRVLLRTSARSVMPQGDRWQVEVADPAGVPRILDADAVVVAVPHDRATRLLPPGALPVSPGLLHSSPIINVHVIYDRRVLDRPFLASVESPAQFIFDRTTASGLAAVRPEWQYLAVSVSAATRWIREPVAAIRAVFLPAVQEILPDARTAEVIDFFVTREPQATFLPEPGSAAYRLGTRTRLPGLFLAGAWTDTGWPATMEGAVRSGWAAAAALGELSGRFDAPVVDLRGEKPGNVAAPREDPAGVEA; encoded by the coding sequence ATGAACGGGACCCGGTCCGCCGACGGTCCGTCGGTCGTCATCATTGGCGGTGGGCTCGCAGGATTGGCGGCCGCGATCGGCGCGGCGGACGCCGGATGGCGGGTGACCGTCGTGGAGGCGCGGCCGCGGCTGGGCGGGCTGACCCACTCCTTCACCCGGGAGGTAGCCGGAGAACGCGTCGCCGTCGACAACGGACAGCACGTGTTCCTCCGCTGCTGCAGCGCGTACCGCGCCTTCCTGCACCGACTCGGCGTCGCTGGCCAGACGGTTCTCCTCCCACTCGACGTCCCGGTCGTCGATCCGGCGACCCGCCGGAAGGGCCGCTTGCGCCGCGACCCGCTCCCCGCGCCGCTGCATCTCCTCCGCTCGCTGGCCGGCTATCCCCTCCTGTCGCTTCGCGAACGCTGGACGGCGGCCCGCGCGATCACCGCGCTTCGCCGCGTGGACCGAAACTCCCGCGCAGTGGATCAGCGCAGCTTCGGTGACTGGTTGGCGCAGCGTGGCGTGCCGCAGCGGGCGGTCGACCGGTTGATCGACGTGTTCACCGTCGCGACGCTGAACGCCCCGGCGGCTCTCGTCTCGCTGGGGATTGCCGCGATGGTGTTCCAGGACGGGCTCCTGACCGACCGGACCGCCTGTGACATCGGCTACGCCACTGTGCCGCTCGGCGAACTGCACGGCTCCGCTGCCGGGCGCCTGCTCGGCGCCCTCGGCGTCCGGGTACTGCTCCGGACCAGCGCCCGATCAGTCATGCCCCAGGGTGACCGCTGGCAGGTGGAGGTCGCCGATCCGGCCGGTGTGCCGCGCATCCTGGACGCCGACGCGGTGGTGGTCGCCGTCCCGCATGATCGGGCCACCCGGCTCCTGCCGCCCGGGGCGCTCCCGGTATCACCCGGCCTGCTGCACAGCTCACCGATCATCAACGTGCACGTGATCTACGACCGGCGCGTGCTCGATCGCCCGTTCCTCGCGTCGGTTGAGAGCCCGGCGCAGTTCATCTTCGACCGGACCACCGCATCCGGCCTTGCCGCAGTCCGGCCGGAGTGGCAGTACCTCGCGGTGTCGGTGTCGGCTGCTACCCGGTGGATCCGGGAGCCGGTGGCGGCGATACGTGCCGTGTTCCTCCCCGCGGTGCAGGAAATCCTGCCAGACGCCCGGACCGCCGAAGTGATCGACTTCTTTGTGACTCGGGAGCCACAGGCGACGTTTCTCCCTGAACCCGGGAGCGCCGCCTACCGGCTCGGCACCCGCACCCGGCTCCCCGGCCTCTTCCTCGCCGGTGCGTGGACCGACACCGGGTGGCCGGCAACGATGGAGGGCGCCGTCCGCAGCGGATGGGCCGCAGCAGCCGCGCTCGGCGAACTCTCCGGCCGGTTCGATGCGCCCGTGGTGGATCTCCGCGGCGAAAAACCGGGTAACGTAGCGGCACCGAGGGAAGATCCGGCAGGCGTGGAGGCGTAA
- a CDS encoding polyprenyl synthetase family protein has translation MTRSQPPAVLSAVRDLVDRPLREAIDRLAPKIRRVAAYHFGWEEADGRPGNGGGKAVRSALAVLSAQAAGAPAAVGIPGAVAVELVHNFSLLHDDVMDGDEERRHRPTAWTVFGRSAALLAGDALLGLAFDVLLDAEHGDAAQRCLGSATQELIAGQFDDLDFETRLDVSLDECVSMAGAKTAALMACASSIGARLAGADPALVNALDDFGRHLGLAFQLVDDLLGIWGAPEVTGKPVGADLRARKKSLPVVAAMTSGTPAGEELRILYGGEKLHADADAHVVGLAAELVEAAGGRRWAMEEADRRLAAACAALDGVPVVPAAKTGLLDIARYVTSRDH, from the coding sequence ATGACCCGTTCCCAGCCCCCAGCCGTACTCTCCGCCGTCCGCGATCTCGTGGACCGGCCGCTCCGGGAGGCGATCGACCGGCTCGCTCCGAAGATCCGGCGGGTCGCTGCGTATCACTTCGGCTGGGAAGAAGCCGACGGCAGACCCGGCAACGGCGGCGGAAAGGCGGTTCGGTCTGCCCTCGCGGTGCTGTCCGCGCAGGCGGCCGGTGCACCCGCCGCGGTCGGCATCCCGGGGGCGGTCGCGGTCGAGCTCGTCCACAACTTCTCGCTGCTCCACGACGACGTGATGGACGGCGATGAGGAACGGCGGCATCGACCGACCGCCTGGACGGTCTTCGGCCGGTCGGCGGCGCTGCTTGCCGGTGACGCCCTCCTCGGCCTGGCGTTCGACGTCCTGCTCGACGCTGAGCACGGCGACGCCGCGCAGCGCTGCCTGGGATCGGCGACGCAAGAACTGATCGCCGGGCAGTTCGACGACCTGGACTTTGAGACCCGGCTCGACGTCAGCCTCGACGAATGCGTCTCGATGGCCGGCGCCAAGACCGCCGCGTTGATGGCCTGCGCATCGTCGATCGGTGCGCGACTCGCCGGCGCGGACCCGGCGCTGGTCAACGCGCTGGACGACTTCGGTCGCCACCTCGGCTTGGCGTTCCAACTGGTCGACGACCTGCTCGGCATCTGGGGTGCCCCGGAGGTGACCGGTAAGCCGGTCGGAGCAGATCTGCGCGCCCGCAAGAAGAGTCTGCCGGTCGTCGCGGCCATGACCTCGGGCACACCGGCCGGGGAGGAATTACGCATTCTTTACGGCGGCGAGAAACTCCACGCCGACGCCGATGCGCATGTGGTCGGCCTGGCTGCGGAGCTCGTCGAAGCAGCCGGTGGACGGCGATGGGCCATGGAGGAGGCGGACCGGCGGCTTGCCGCCGCGTGCGCCGCATTGGACGGCGTTCCGGTCGTTCCGGCTGCGAAAACCGGCCTCCTCGACATCGCGCGGTACGTAACCAGCCGCGACCACTAG